One Roseomonas sp. OT10 DNA window includes the following coding sequences:
- the rpiA gene encoding ribose-5-phosphate isomerase RpiA, producing MADTEAEKRIAGEAAAGLAAPGMVVGLGTGSTARWFVVALARRALDIACVPTSRATARLAESLGLRLLAPEAVGRIDLTVDGADEIAPGLALLKGGGGALVRERLVWEASDRCVVVADSGKRVTALGAVPLPVEVVPFAHRTTAARIAAVVRACGLEAELRLRGGVEGPFVTDNGNLIYDAACGTIPDPEPLARSLKALTGVVGHGLFLGLANEALIGTAAGLRRLP from the coding sequence ATGGCCGATACGGAGGCGGAGAAGCGGATCGCGGGCGAGGCCGCCGCCGGGCTGGCCGCGCCGGGCATGGTGGTCGGGCTGGGGACGGGCTCCACGGCGCGGTGGTTCGTCGTGGCGCTGGCGCGGCGTGCCCTGGATATCGCCTGCGTGCCGACCTCGCGCGCCACGGCGCGGCTGGCGGAGTCGCTGGGGCTGCGGCTGCTGGCGCCGGAGGCGGTCGGCCGCATCGACCTCACCGTGGACGGGGCGGACGAGATCGCACCCGGCCTCGCGCTGCTCAAGGGCGGCGGCGGGGCGCTGGTGCGGGAGAGGCTGGTCTGGGAGGCCTCCGACCGCTGCGTCGTCGTCGCCGACTCGGGGAAGCGGGTGACGGCCCTCGGCGCCGTCCCGCTGCCGGTCGAGGTGGTGCCCTTCGCCCATCGCACCACCGCCGCGCGGATCGCGGCGGTGGTGCGGGCGTGCGGCCTGGAGGCGGAGTTGCGGCTGCGCGGCGGCGTGGAAGGACCCTTCGTCACCGACAACGGCAACCTGATCTACGACGCCGCCTGTGGCACCATCCCCGACCCGGAACCCCTGGCCCGGTCGCTGAAGGCGCTCACCGGCGTCGTCGGGCACGGGCTGTTCCTGGGCCTGGCGAACGAGGCGCTGATCGGCACGGCGGCGGGGCTCCGCCGCCTGCCCTGA
- a CDS encoding anhydro-N-acetylmuramic acid kinase translates to MAERVGAIGVMSGTSMDGIDVAFLRTDGEAWVEPGPARGYAYPAATRAALLDLLADPERARHDPLPELEAAVTDAHAAAVEDFLRDAGLDRGAVALVGLHGQTVLHRPEERFTRQLVLGDRAARRLGIPVVDRFRHADVAAGGQGAPFAPLYHRALTAGMPGERDGPLMVLNLGGVGNVTWIDGDSLIAFDTGPANALLDDFVRQRRGQSFDADGALAAAGTADAAVVRDVLRQPFFRRMPPKSLDRNAFHGLVAAVAPLSDADGAATLAALTVEAVAAALEHVPVPPRRWLVTGGGRHNRFFMARFRERLGVPVDPVEAVGWDGDALEAQCFAYLAVRAARGLPLSLPATTGVPHPMPGGRLHPAG, encoded by the coding sequence ATGGCGGAGCGGGTCGGCGCGATCGGGGTGATGAGCGGCACCTCGATGGACGGCATCGACGTCGCCTTCCTGCGCACCGACGGCGAGGCGTGGGTCGAGCCGGGTCCCGCGCGCGGCTACGCCTACCCGGCCGCGACCAGGGCGGCGCTGCTCGACCTGCTGGCCGATCCGGAACGCGCCCGCCACGACCCGCTGCCGGAGCTGGAGGCGGCCGTGACCGACGCCCATGCCGCGGCGGTCGAGGACTTCCTGCGCGATGCGGGGCTCGACCGTGGCGCCGTCGCGCTGGTCGGGCTGCACGGGCAGACGGTGCTGCACCGGCCGGAGGAGCGCTTCACCCGCCAGCTCGTGCTGGGCGACCGTGCCGCGCGTCGGCTGGGCATCCCCGTCGTGGACCGCTTCCGCCATGCCGATGTCGCGGCGGGCGGGCAGGGCGCCCCCTTCGCGCCGCTCTACCACCGCGCCCTCACCGCCGGGATGCCCGGCGAGCGTGACGGGCCGTTGATGGTGCTGAACCTCGGCGGGGTGGGGAACGTCACCTGGATCGACGGCGATTCGCTGATCGCCTTCGACACCGGCCCGGCCAATGCGCTGCTGGACGACTTCGTGCGCCAGCGGCGCGGCCAGAGCTTCGACGCGGACGGCGCGCTGGCGGCCGCCGGCACGGCGGATGCGGCGGTGGTGCGGGACGTCCTGCGCCAGCCCTTCTTCCGCCGGATGCCGCCGAAATCCCTCGACCGCAACGCCTTCCACGGCCTCGTCGCCGCGGTGGCGCCGCTCTCCGACGCGGACGGCGCCGCCACCCTGGCCGCGCTGACCGTGGAAGCCGTGGCGGCCGCGCTGGAGCACGTGCCCGTCCCGCCGCGCCGCTGGCTGGTGACCGGCGGCGGCCGGCACAACCGCTTCTTCATGGCACGCTTCCGCGAACGGCTCGGCGTGCCGGTCGATCCGGTGGAGGCGGTGGGCTGGGACGGCGACGCGCTGGAGGCGCAGTGCTTCGCCTACCTCGCCGTGCGCGCGGCGCGTGGCCTGCCGCTCAGCCTGCCCGCCACCACGGGGGTGCCTCACCCGATGCCGGGCGGGCGGCTGCACCCGGCGGGCTGA